The proteins below come from a single Triticum aestivum cultivar Chinese Spring chromosome 5D, IWGSC CS RefSeq v2.1, whole genome shotgun sequence genomic window:
- the LOC123124431 gene encoding small polypeptide DEVIL 11, with product MEMCMDDKWKLSKKGSRRSAAVAPAAATGSPVGVKGRASRGSGRSVPGRLASLAKQQRARFYIMRRCVTMLVCWRD from the coding sequence ATGGAGATGTGCATGGACGACAAGTGGAAGCTGTCCAAGAAGGGCAGCCGGAGGTCCGcggcggtggcgccggcggcggccacCGGCAGTCCGGTGGGTGTCAAGGGCCGGGCGTCGAGGGGCTCCGGCCGGTCCGTGCCGGGGCGGCTGGCGAGCCTGGCCAAGCAGCAGAGGGCCAGGTTCTACATCATGCGCCGGTGCGTCACCATGCTCGTGTGCTGGCGGGACTAG